A stretch of DNA from Spirosoma endbachense:
AGAGGTTGTTCACGCTTCTACAGCCCAGGTCACCTTGCGTTATTTATACTGTATTGGCGACGAAGAATACTTACCCCAGCTGATTTTACAAGACTTATACCTACCACAGAGGAGTGATGGAATCAATTTGCTAGATCAGCTCAAGCAAATCGATTCGCCCTACTGGCAAATCCCGGTTGCGATTATGAGTAAATTCAGCGATCCTGATGATATTGTCGATGTTTACCATTTAGGGGCCGACACCTATCTGGTTAAGCCCACGAGTATGGATGATTGGATAGCCTGTCTACGCGGCCTGCGTAGCTATTGGAACGTATAGAATTGGCTCCTGAACGCATTGAATCTGGTCCTATACATACCATAAACACAATAAAATACAAAGTCCAGCCATTTCTAACCGAGATTTGCGTTATATGTGGTATATCCCCAAATAGCAGATATGAGCGCTGACAAGAAAGAAGTTCAAAAAGCAGAAATTGATTTGACTATCATACTGGCAACTGGCTTTGGGGCCGGAATGCTTGGTAGCTGCGCGGGCATTCTGGGCGCAGGTATTGGTATGATACTTGGAGCAATTATTGGCTATTGGGCGCAGACTTGTGCTAAAAAACCTCAGTGCTAATCAGCTGCTAAAAATTATCATCAATAATCCCAGGTCAGAAATGGTCTGGGTTTATTGATTAAAAAAAGCCAGGTTAAATCAGGCATTAGCCAAAAGCTCCTTTTTCTCCCCTAGAACTCCTCTCTGCTAGCCTATCCTCTTAACCAACTTTGGAGCCGTTTATGTAATTATATAAACGAAGAGGACAACCAGGCTTGACATTTGCTCAATAGGACTATCGCTCAGGGCCGTGCCACGGGTGTTGGTGGCGTCTATAATAACCGTGGCACGTCCCTGAGCGATAGTCCTATTTAAGCTATCATCACTCAAAATTTGTAGCAATTTGTGGTTACCACGGTCAATGGCCTGGTAGCCCTACGCTCGTATTTGCTTAACTAAGAGAAGTTTGTTACGATGATTTCCCGGCGAGCCAATTCTACTCAATCAATGCTGACAATCAACGGTTTTAAAAAATCCTATAATGCAACTACTGTCCTGCACATCGATCAGCTGGAGATAGCTGCCGGGATTTATTGGGTTAAAGGTGAAAACGGGTCGGGAAAAAGTACATTCTTAAAAGCACTGGCCGGGGCTATCGCTTTCGAGGGCGATGTACTACTTCATCCTCAGATCAGCCTTAAAAAGCAGGCTGTAGCTTACCGAAAGCGAGTGAATTTCGCGGAGGCCGAACCCATTTTCCCCGACTTTTTAACGGGACTGGAACTCATACAGCTGTTTAGCTCAGCCAAAGGAGGATCAAAAAAACAGCAAAAGGAGTATATAGAACGCATGAATATTGAGCTGTTTGTCAATGATCCGCTACGAACCTATTCGAGTGGTATGCTCAAGAAACTTTCCCTGGTCATGTCCTTTATGGGCAATCCTACCCTCATTTTATTGGATGAACCACTAATTACCCTGGATACAGATGCTTTATCGACGCTTTATTCCTGGATTGGCGAAATAAATCGTCAACAAGGGGTCAGTTTCCTTCTATCGTCTCACCAAACGCTGGAAAGTGAGCAGTTACCTGTTCTCAAAGAAATGCTCGTGGAGCAACAAACAATCAAATACGCCTGATGCGTTACCCATTAACCAGAGTATTACTGAAAATGGTGGTGGTAGGCTTCTACAGAGTCCATACCGGACTTATACTTACCCTGTTCCTGTTTTTTTTTATTAATTTCTTTTACACAAGTGTTCTAAATCAAACCCATCTCACCAAAGACCAGATTATACTAAATGCACTAAAGCTAGTACTTACTTCGGTTAGCGACCCAGTTGGTATGCTGCTTCTTTTCGTCATCTGGCTGCTCTATACGCTTAAAAGCAGTAAGTATGTTGCCAGTCAATTAAAACTTGCCCCCTACCAGTTTTTATTTTACAGCAGCAATGCCTTAGCCCGTAGTAAGCAACTACAAACCTGGTTTATCGTCCAGCTTATTATATCAATCCCAATCATTACGTTGGGCTTGTTTGCAGTTACGATCGGAGTGGCTTTCGATCACTATCTTATTTCGTTTCTTATTCCCTTTTATTTAGTGGCGCTCATTTTCAGTAATGCGCTCTACTTCACCCATTTAGTTAATAACCTGGCCAACGAGGATCAAAAAACGACCGTACCCCAATTTATAAGACATTGGCCGAAGCCCTTTTTTAGCCTGTTTCTTTATGAGATCATAGATAGCCGGAAACTTACGTTCGGCGTTACCAAGTTTATTTCAGGCCTGATTATCAGCCTTATCTATGTATTGTTTCTGGATTTACAGTCCGACATCCGTATTCCAGAACTACTTATTATAAGTGTAATTCTGACGCATATGGTATTGATTTATCAGGCGAATGAGTTTGATCTCACCTATCTACGCTTTGCCCGTAACTTTCCCTATAGCCCCAGTCGTTTATATTGTCAGTTCATACAATTCTTTCTCCTGTTACTAGTACCTGAATTCGTTTGGGTTTTTCTTGTCTACGATCCCATTACCAGCACGACGATCTTACTGTTAGGGTTAAGCACTGCCTTATTATTTCGAACCCTCCTTTACCGATTAGCCCCAGGGATGAGTAACTATCTACGGCTCATCTTTTGTTTATTCCTTGTCTTATCACTAGCCATACTGTTTGGCGGCTTATGGGTGTTGATCGTGTCGAATCTGATTTGTTCGTTCTTCCTGCTCTATTTCCATCGTTTCAAGTCGCTGGATAGCTAATAGGTCAGTTCCCATACCTTACAAGCAGCAGCGCGAAAGTAGAAATCTCACACGCTGCAAACCTCTTCGCCCGCCCGGTTTAGAAAGTGGCCTGATCGAGACGTACCTGTTTCCAACACTCAAGCGTAAAAAAAAAATTGCCTCTGGGGGTACCCTTGCTATCGGCACGATTGTCCTATGGATACTAATCGAAAGTCCTATGGAAGAAAGCCAATTCATGGAAAACCTGGTTGAACGGTACCTCACCAATCGGGCAACGGAGAATGAGCTGGAGGTATTTATGGATTTACTTAAGCAAGGGAAACTGGATGAGATCATCAAATCCTACATGGACCGGGAAGATGAGTCTTTTGAGAAACCAATCTCAGAATCATCGATCTCGAGCGTCTCAAAAATCTGGCAGCACTGGCTGGAACTAGCAGCTACGGTATCTCTGGTCTTTTGTAGCTTTTCCGGATTCAGCGTCATTGAATGCCCTGTGGAACTGACTTAGCCGGTACGGACCACCGGGCATTTTGCCGTTGATAAACCCGTGCAACGGACGTGACTGCTCCGCTATCGGGACTTGTGTTTTCGATAACAGGATACAAAATCTGATCAGTTAACAGACCGATAAAGGGCTGACTGATAGGCACATTACATTGATTTAATTACCCTAATCCGTGCTCTTTCGCCCAAAGAGCATTGGAACGATTTCCCCTCAATACAACCACTAACTAACTGATTAAGAGCAATGAGATTATCGCTACACAGGAGAGTGCGAATCTTAGGTTGTCTGGCGGTCCTGGCGTCGATGATAACGACAGCCGAGGCACGGAACCGATTCGCTGACAAAGACGGCCACCGGTATATCGGCCCGCGAACTGAATCCGATAAAACACCCCGACGAACACAATCCTCAGAAACCACCAGACCACGGGCAGCCATTACGATCAAAGGAAAAGTAATTGCGCAGGAGGATCGGATTTCGTTGCCAGGCGTCAATATTTCGGTGAAAGGTACGACAACCGGAACCACCACAGATGCCGATGGAAATTATACGATCAACGTTCCTTCTCAGGAAAGCACGCTGATTTTTTCGTTTCTGGGCTACATCCCTCAGGAAATCCCGGTCGGCAATCAAACGACCATCAACGTAACACTGGCCGTAGATTCTAAAGTGCTTAACGAAGTAGTCGTTACCGCTTTAGGGTTTAAAGAAGAAAAAGATCGGCTGGGTTCTACCCTGTCGACCGTCAAAGCCGAAGACATCAAACGTTCCGGCGAAACGGGGGTCATCAACGGGTTGGCGGGTAAAGCTGCGGGGGTGTTGATTTCCCGTTCGACGGGCGACCCAGGTGCCGGTTCGTATATCCAGATCCGGGGCCAGAATACGATTACGGGGTCGAACCAACCGCTGATTATTATTGATGGCATACCGATCAGCAACAGTACCAGTGGTGATTCACGCTCGGGTGTAGCGCAACAGTCGCGCCTGAATGACATCAATCCGGAAGATATTGCCACCATGCAGGTGCTAAAAGGTGCTTCGGCAGCTGGCTTGTGGGGCTCCCGCGCGGCCAATGGCGTTATTGTCATTACGACAAAACGGGGAGCTACAGACAATAAACTGAATGTCAATTTTAGCTCCACGGTTTCCTTCGACAAAGTCAACGTAGTGCATCCGTTGCAGGAAGCTTACGGTCAGGGTTCAGGCGGAGTTTATAATGCGACCACCCAATACTCCTGGGGCGACAAAATCGCCAATCGTACGGGTGGTGAAGACGTCCTGAACATGAACGGAGCCCGTTTTGAGTCGTATCAGGGAAAAACGTTTTACCCGATCATTACGAAAAACTCAAAAGAGACATATAACGATGCGCGTCGGGATGCTATTTTTCGGACTGGTACTTATTATGACAACAATATCAGCCTGAGTGGCGGAAATGATAAGGGCAACTTTTACCTAAGTCTGGGTAATCTGAATCAGAAAGGAATTTTTGCGGGGCAAAGCGATTACAAGCGAAATTCGGTTCGGTTCAATTCCACCCGCCAGTTCAACAACATCGTCCGGGCGTCAACGAATGCCAACTTTATCCGCACCACATCTAACCGGATTCAGAAGGGCGATAACACCAGTGGTCTCTACATCGGCATGCTACGGTCGGCTCCCGATTTCGACAGTCGCTACTGGAAAGGAAGCTATTTCGCATCGCCTACCGCAGCCGCCATTCGGAATCGCCAGCGGTCGTATCGGAACTATCTGGGCGCTTCAGCGAATCCAAGCTATAACGATCCGCTCTGGACCATCAATGAGTTGACTAACTTGTCTGAAGTCGATCGGTTGATCATGAATTCGGAATTGGTGATTACACCGAAAGATTGGTTCAGCATTACAGCTCGGGGTGGTCTGGATACGTATAATGACCGCCGGGTAACCACCAACCCGGTGTCTTCGGTAGTCAACTCGGGAGCGGGTCAGTATGAGCAGCAAATCATCAAGGAAACTGAGCTGAATCTGGATGTGATTGGCCGGGCCAGCAAAGATTTTGGCGAAAATCTGACAAGCACGCTGATCGTTGGATTCAACGTCAATGATCGTAAGTACAACAGTTTAGGGGGCTTGATGAACAACTTTATTCTCGAAGAAGCACCCGCCAATTTTGCCAATTCCACCGCAGCCAACAACTATCCCTACAATACGGAATCGCACCGTCGGACGGCCCGACTGTATTCTACCCTGAATCTGGGATTATTTAACCAGCTGTACGTCAACGGGTCTCTTGCCAGCGAGTCAGGATCTACATTCGGAAGTGCATCTAAATCGACGTTCTATTATCCATCGACCGACGTGGCCTGGCAGTTCAGCCAGTTACCAATTTTTCGGGGCAGTCCGCTTTCCTTTGGTAAACTGCGGGCATCGTACGGTATTGTAGGTATCCAGCCTGAACCGTATCGAAATACGACTCCTTACATAACCGCTTCCTTCACCAGTTGGGCAACTACGCTGACCGGTTCTGGATATGGTGGCGCTTACGTAGAAAGCGCTACCCAGGGCGATCCGAACCTGTTTCCTGAACGCAAAACCGAGTGGGAAATCGGCGCTGATTTCCGGCTATTCAAAAACAAGCTCTCCATTGGCTATACCTATTACCAAAACCACATTCGGGATTTGCTGCTTCAGGTATCGTCAGCCGGTTCAACTGGATACAGCCAGAAATACACCAACGCTGGTAGTATGGAAAATAAGGGTATGGAAGTTGACTTCAACCTGAATGTGTTGCAGAAAGAGGATTTCCAGTGGAATGTTTTTGCAAACTGGAGTCGTAACCGCAACCGGGTGACTGATTTGGGAGGTACCGACATTATCACATTTACGGGTGGAGCCCTGAGTACTGTTGCGCACGTAGGCGACGCGCTTTCGGCTTTTTATGGTGGGGTATACCAGCGGAAAGCCAATGGTACGATGGATCTGACAGAAACTGGTTTTCCAAAGTTAGGCACAACGCTGGGCATTGTGGGCGATCCGAACCCCGATTGGCGGGGTGGATTCGGCACGAATCTCTCCTACAAAAAACTGTCGCTGAATGTCCTGTTTGAAACCTTCCAGGGTGGCGATTTTTACGAGGGAACACGTGGGGTGCTGGTCAATTTTGGCACCTATGCTGATGTAGGCAATGAAGTGACGCTGGCCCAGGATATGTACAACTACGCCGGAACCCTGTTCAAGGCCGGAACGACCCTGCGTGGTAACGTTGCCAATTACGGCGGAGGACCTGTTCTGCTCGACCAGTCGTTTTATACCTCACTGGGAGGCCACTCTGGTCAGTTAACCGAACAGTTCGTTCGGGATGGCAGCTGGACACGAATCCGTGAAATCACTCTTGGGTATCAGTTAAGCACACCGGGTTTCCGCAAGAAAACGAAGCTGGAATCCGTCAATTTTTCCCTTACTGCCCGGAACCCTGTCCTCTGGACTAAAGTGGTGGGTATCGACCCCGAAACCAACGTATCGGGAGTTGGGAATGCTCGTGGGGTGGATTACTTCAACAATCCCAGTACAAAATCCTTGGTCTTCAGCCTGCGAATCAACTACTAATTTAACCAACAGCAATCCAATGAAACTACGCTATAAAGCCATTTTTGCTGTACTAATCGGTCTGGCTTCGTCTTCCTGCGAGTCGCTGGTGTCCGACATGAACCAGGACCCAAACAATCCAACCGACGCGTCAGCCGACTATATATTTACGGGTACTGAGATAGCGCACATTGCGGCTCAGGAAGGCATGGCCAGCCGACTCACCATTGTCTGGACAGGCTACGGATTCGGGAGTTTCCAGCAGTTCGGCACCTGGGGGCAGTACCAGATCACTGCCGCTAATTTTGACGACGACTGGAATCTTTTCTATACCGGCGTCAATAAAAATGCGGTACGAACCCTCGACAAAGCGAATCAGTTGGGCAACCGCGTCATGGCTGGGATCACCAAAATCATTCAGGCGCACAGCGCGGGTACAGTCACTGAACTTTGGGGTGATGCGCCATTTACCGAAACGGCAAATACGATTACCTACAAGAATCCCCATTTCGAAACGCAGGCGGAGATGATTCCGAAGCTCATTGCGCAACTCAATGATGGCATTGCGGATCTGGAATCGGGAATTGGAACCGTCGGTACCAAAGACATCTTCTTTAGTGGCGATATCACGAAATGGAAGCAGGTAGCCAATACGCTGAAAGCACGTCTTTACCTCGATTTAAAACAGTACAATGAGGCCTATACGGCGGCTACGGCGGGCGTCAGTACGTATGCAAACTCTATGTATGCCACGCATGGCACAACGGCAAGTGTGAATGAAAATCAGAATTACAGTTTCCTGACCAACATTCGGGCGGGAAGTATAACCGCCGAAGGTGCTTATAATGCGGAACTGCTGAACCCAGCCAAAGCGGCTACGTATCGCGGGAATGCCAAAACGAACGAAACGGCCCGCTTCAAATTTTACTACCTTGAAAATGGGGTCAATGCACCGGGTATAATCGAACCGAATACGCTGACCACTACCGCCAATCGTGGTTTTTTTGCGCGCGACGCCAGTTTTCCGCTCGTTACTTATCAGGAGAATATTCTGACCCTGGCCGAAATGGCCCTTCGTTC
This window harbors:
- a CDS encoding response regulator: MSFNPTNGGLLVVEDNLELWLLLKDALSLALPEIEVVHASTAQVTLRYLYCIGDEEYLPQLILQDLYLPQRSDGINLLDQLKQIDSPYWQIPVAIMSKFSDPDDIVDVYHLGADTYLVKPTSMDDWIACLRGLRSYWNV
- a CDS encoding ABC transporter ATP-binding protein; this encodes MLTINGFKKSYNATTVLHIDQLEIAAGIYWVKGENGSGKSTFLKALAGAIAFEGDVLLHPQISLKKQAVAYRKRVNFAEAEPIFPDFLTGLELIQLFSSAKGGSKKQQKEYIERMNIELFVNDPLRTYSSGMLKKLSLVMSFMGNPTLILLDEPLITLDTDALSTLYSWIGEINRQQGVSFLLSSHQTLESEQLPVLKEMLVEQQTIKYA
- a CDS encoding SusC/RagA family TonB-linked outer membrane protein, with translation MRLSLHRRVRILGCLAVLASMITTAEARNRFADKDGHRYIGPRTESDKTPRRTQSSETTRPRAAITIKGKVIAQEDRISLPGVNISVKGTTTGTTTDADGNYTINVPSQESTLIFSFLGYIPQEIPVGNQTTINVTLAVDSKVLNEVVVTALGFKEEKDRLGSTLSTVKAEDIKRSGETGVINGLAGKAAGVLISRSTGDPGAGSYIQIRGQNTITGSNQPLIIIDGIPISNSTSGDSRSGVAQQSRLNDINPEDIATMQVLKGASAAGLWGSRAANGVIVITTKRGATDNKLNVNFSSTVSFDKVNVVHPLQEAYGQGSGGVYNATTQYSWGDKIANRTGGEDVLNMNGARFESYQGKTFYPIITKNSKETYNDARRDAIFRTGTYYDNNISLSGGNDKGNFYLSLGNLNQKGIFAGQSDYKRNSVRFNSTRQFNNIVRASTNANFIRTTSNRIQKGDNTSGLYIGMLRSAPDFDSRYWKGSYFASPTAAAIRNRQRSYRNYLGASANPSYNDPLWTINELTNLSEVDRLIMNSELVITPKDWFSITARGGLDTYNDRRVTTNPVSSVVNSGAGQYEQQIIKETELNLDVIGRASKDFGENLTSTLIVGFNVNDRKYNSLGGLMNNFILEEAPANFANSTAANNYPYNTESHRRTARLYSTLNLGLFNQLYVNGSLASESGSTFGSASKSTFYYPSTDVAWQFSQLPIFRGSPLSFGKLRASYGIVGIQPEPYRNTTPYITASFTSWATTLTGSGYGGAYVESATQGDPNLFPERKTEWEIGADFRLFKNKLSIGYTYYQNHIRDLLLQVSSAGSTGYSQKYTNAGSMENKGMEVDFNLNVLQKEDFQWNVFANWSRNRNRVTDLGGTDIITFTGGALSTVAHVGDALSAFYGGVYQRKANGTMDLTETGFPKLGTTLGIVGDPNPDWRGGFGTNLSYKKLSLNVLFETFQGGDFYEGTRGVLVNFGTYADVGNEVTLAQDMYNYAGTLFKAGTTLRGNVANYGGGPVLLDQSFYTSLGGHSGQLTEQFVRDGSWTRIREITLGYQLSTPGFRKKTKLESVNFSLTARNPVLWTKVVGIDPETNVSGVGNARGVDYFNNPSTKSLVFSLRINY
- a CDS encoding SusD/RagB family nutrient-binding outer membrane lipoprotein, which gives rise to MKLRYKAIFAVLIGLASSSCESLVSDMNQDPNNPTDASADYIFTGTEIAHIAAQEGMASRLTIVWTGYGFGSFQQFGTWGQYQITAANFDDDWNLFYTGVNKNAVRTLDKANQLGNRVMAGITKIIQAHSAGTVTELWGDAPFTETANTITYKNPHFETQAEMIPKLIAQLNDGIADLESGIGTVGTKDIFFSGDITKWKQVANTLKARLYLDLKQYNEAYTAATAGVSTYANSMYATHGTTASVNENQNYSFLTNIRAGSITAEGAYNAELLNPAKAATYRGNAKTNETARFKFYYLENGVNAPGIIEPNTLTTTANRGFFARDASFPLVTYQENILTLAEMALRSGKGVDVALAHLNAYRSFLNSGGYLHATYKVAGTYKYDPYVAADFAAGGIENKDGLAADKALLREILEERYVTFYGQHIGWDDERRARAEGLGVKLKPNNGSQLPGRFIYSQNELNSNPNSPRSAPSLFDAVSIYK